One window of the Xyrauchen texanus isolate HMW12.3.18 unplaced genomic scaffold, RBS_HiC_50CHRs HiC_scaffold_879, whole genome shotgun sequence genome contains the following:
- the LOC127642829 gene encoding ladderlectin-like has protein sequence MAMLRNLLLLFCLFSLQSAAAKKCPFGWKPFGVQCYKYFPQQVNWPTAEKNCQTIDGNLASVQSKLDNDFLLSLVPVSSRAWIGGHDGEVDGQWMWTDGSVFDFTYWSPKEPNNSNNVPENCLEINWTSERRWNDEQCSTLMGFLCAQSL, from the exons ATGGCAATGCTGAGAAATCTTCTGCTTCTTTTCTGTTTATTCTCCCTGCAGAgtgcagcag CTAAAAAGTGCCCATTTGGATGGAAACCTTTTGGAGTACAATGCTACAAATACTTCCCTCAGCAGGTTAACTGGCCAACAGCAGAG AAAAACTGTCAAACCATTGATGGAAATCTGGCATCTGTGCAGAGCAAACTGGACAATGATTTTCTACTGAGTCTAGTTCCTGTATCCTCACGTGCTTGGATTGGCGGTCATGATGGTGAAGTA GATGGTCAATGGATGTGGACTGATGGGTCTGTATTTGACTTCACCTACTGGTCCCCTAAAGAACCGAACAATTCCAACAATGTTCCTGAGAACTGCTTGGAGATCAACTGGACCA GTGAACGCCGTTGGAACGATGAGCAGTGTTCAACTTTAATGGGCTTTCTTTGTGCTCAAAGTCTTTGA